One Etheostoma cragini isolate CJK2018 chromosome 6, CSU_Ecrag_1.0, whole genome shotgun sequence DNA window includes the following coding sequences:
- the LOC117945736 gene encoding CCN family member 3-like, producing the protein MTNLPQKALFVFFTAQVFTHVWSQVCPRRCQCPKEPPMCLPGVPLILDDCACCLVCARQKGQVCSDTNPCDTRKGLQCEYTADVHKRTGICAAHEGDVCILDGSVYQNGQTFFPSCKYQCICRDGQIACVPRCTVDVMLPGPDCPIPRRVLVPGECCEKWVCEHQTEASALGGIVMAAYRQEETVRFDNWDPSLNCIEQTTEWGACSQTCGMGVSTRVTNKNRRCEMMKQSRLCMIRPCDDHQDQTQLTQLAPKRGSKCQRMVRSDTAVHLSYNNCTSVQAYKPRYCGSCTDGRCCTPHRTKTAVVEFQCANAKTTRKPVMAILTCACHSHCPRDNAVWQPSELGYSGYRS; encoded by the exons ATGACCAATCTGCCACAGAAAgctctttttgtcttctttacAGCACAG GTGTTTACTCATGTCTGGTCACAAGTCTGTCCTCGGAGATGCCAGTGCCCTAAGGAGCCCCCCATGTGTCTCCCTGGGGTGCCTTTGATCCTGGATGACTGTGCCTGTTGCCTTGTGTGTGCCCGTCAGAAAGGGCAAGTCTGCTCTGATACAAACCCCTGTGACACACGGAAAGGGCTGCAGTGTGAATACACAGCTGACGTCCACAAGAGGACTGGTATCTGTGCCG CTCATGAAGgagatgtgtgtattttggacGGTTCTGTCTATCAGAATGGCCAGACCTTCTTCCCCAGCTGTAAGTACCAGTGTATATGCCGTGATGGGCAGATCGCCTGTGTGCCGCGCTGCACCGTGGACGTGATGCTGCCCGGGCCAGACTGCCCCATTCCACGCAGGGTCTTGGTGCCTGGAGAGTGCTGCGAGAAGTGGGTGTGTGAGCACCAGACCGAGGCCAGTGCACTGGGCGGCATTGTCATGGCGG CCTATCGTCAGGAGGAAACAGTGAGATTTGACAATTGGGACCCTAGCCTGAACTGCATTGAGCAGACAACAGAGTGGGGCGCCTGCTCTCAAACCTGCGGCATGGGGGTGTCCACCAGGGTCACTAATAAGAATCGCCGGTGTGAGATGATGAAGCAGAGCCGACTGTGTATGATCAGACCCTGTGATGATCACCAGGACCAGACACAGCTCACACAGCTTGCACCAAAG AGAGGCAGTAAGTGTCAGAGGATGGTGAGGAGCGACACAGCTGTCCACCTCTCCTATAACAACTGCACCAGTGTCCAGGCCTACAAGCCTCGCTACTGTGGCTCCTGCACAGACGGACGCTGCTGTACCCCCCACAGAACCAAGACCGCCGTGGTGGAGTTTCAGTGTGCCAACGCTAAAACCACCAGGAAACCAGTCATGGCTATCCTGACCTGTGCCTGCCACAGCCATTGCCCCCGAGACAATGCTGTGTGGCAGCCATCAGAGCTGGGATACAGCGGTTATAGGTCATAA